The following coding sequences lie in one Takifugu rubripes chromosome 8, fTakRub1.2, whole genome shotgun sequence genomic window:
- the LOC105418912 gene encoding CST complex subunit CTC1-like: MSCIDDDDTEESQRMFTRTKQSRIINYQGTVTEVVSAGAGLYVMDGKVGLCLAYQPPLRRELRAGDSVQITHVHFLFRPSPDFPPSILCTCLRSTLKISSFSKVSGPPAGSSCPCDGVLPRLLLEKNMGICEYLWVCHLSSQLSHSLVPRMLKHCVCMLSWKLMALVWRRERVDKERRNIYSEMLDEPHTCPLTQSCSGPRCCSSSSVFQSKAKLVLDDGTGEAHVWVSGALVRPLLGLNDRQWEGLQRALRVRGQVEVYPWGQSLVCADALLHFLLCVCSSKVVCRQLALTCRRHNRQRSEESKRFSRGDRDFLTRLTPPLQLTCLHINTP; encoded by the exons ATGTCATGTATCGATGATGACGACACTGAAGAGTCTCAGAGAATGTTCACCAGAACCAAGCAATCCAGAATCATCAATTACCAG GGCACAGTGACAGAGGTTGTGAGCGCGGGGGCAGGTTTATATGTGATGGACGGGAAGGTGGGTCTGTGCCTTGCCTATCAGCCACCCTTAAGGAGGGAGCTGAGAGCGGGGGACTCGGTGCAG ATTACTcacgtccacttcctgttccggCCCAGTCCTGACTTTCCTCCCAGCATCCTCTGCACCTGCCTTCGTTCGACACTCAagatctcctccttcagcaaaGTGTCAGGGCCCCCAGCTGGCTCCAGCTGCCCCTGTGATGGGGTGTTACCACGACTGCTCTTGGAGAAAAACATGGGTATTTGTGAGTACCTGTGGGTTTGCCACCTGAGCTCCCAGCTGTCACACAG TCTGGTTCCCCGTATGTTGAagcactgtgtgtgtatgttgtcatggaaactgaTGGCGTTGGTCTGGAGACGAGAAAGAGTAGACAAAGAAAGGAGAAACATTTACTCTGAGATGCTGGATGAGCCTCACACCTGTCCACTGACACAG tCCTGTTCCGGTCCtcggtgctgctccagctcatcGGTTTTTCAGTCCAAAGCAAA GCTGGTGCTGGATGACGGGACAGGTGAGGCTCACGTCTGGGTCTCAGGTGCTCTGGTCCGTCCCCTGCTGGGACTGAACGATCgtcagtgggaggggcttcAGAGAGCGCTCCGAGTCAGGGGCCAGGTGGAGGTGTACCCCTGGGGCCAGAGCTTG GTGTGTGCCGACGCtctcctgcacttcctgttgtgtgtgtgcagcagtaaAGTTGTGTGTCGCCAGCTCGCGCtcacctgcaggagacacaacAGACAGAGATCAGAAG AATCAAAGAGGTTCAGTCGAGGAGATCGAGATTTCCTGACCAGGTTGACTCCGCCcctccagctcacctgtctgcacATCAACACACCCTGA
- the LOC115250655 gene encoding H-2 class II histocompatibility antigen, A-K alpha chain-like, producing the protein MMKMLLLILCCVVGASADSQHEDIGITGCSDLDGEDMFGLDSEERWYADFSKGEGVYGTPPFIDPVTFEGFYSQAVADLQTCKTSLDITRKSLKDMPPETVAPTSPMIYTKEEVQLSQQNTLICFVTGFYPAPVNVSWTRNGEHVTQGTSINVPYPNKEGTFTQISRLAFVPQQGDIYSCRVQHPALSGLDTRMWTVEVQQPGVGPAVFCGLGLTLGLLGVAAGTFFLIKGNECR; encoded by the exons atgatgaagatgctgctcctcatcctctgctgCGTCGTCGGTgcctctgctgaca GTCAACATGAAGACATTGGTATCACAGGCTGTTCAGACTTGGATGGAGAAGACATGTTTGGTCTGGATAGTGAAGAGCGTTGGTACGCAGACTTCAGTAAAGGAGAAGGAGTCTACGGCACCCCTCCGTTCATAGATCCTGTCACATTTGAAGGCTTCTACAGCCAAGCTGTGGCTGATCTGCAGACCTGTAAAACCAGCCTGGATATTACTCGTAAATCCCTCAAAGACATGCCGCCAGAGACAG TTGCTCCCACCAGTCCAATGATCTACACCAAAGAGGAAGTccagctgagtcagcagaacACTCTGATCTGTTTCGTGACCGGCTTCTATCCGGCTCCCGTTAACGTCTCCTGGACCAGGAACGGAGAGCACGTGACCCAGGGGACCAGCATCAACGTTCCCTACCCCAACAAAGAGGGAACCTTCACCCAGATCTCCAGACTGGCCTTCGTCCCCCAGCAGGGAGACATTTACAGCTGCAGGGTCCAACACCCGGCGCTGAGCGGCCTGGACACCAGGATGTGGA ctgtggaggtgcagcagcctggagTTGGCCCTGCAGTCTTCTGTGGTCTGGGTCTGACCTTGGGTCTCCTCGGGGTCGCTGCAGggaccttcttcctcatcaaaGGGAACGAGTGCAGATGA